GGCGAACTGGATCAACTGCTGCGGCGGGTTATTGCGGACAACTTCACGATGGACGAAGTGCGCTCCACGTGTGCCGGTGATAGCGGCCGTAACTTGCAGACCTATGATGAGCTTACAATGGGAGATTACGAATACATGCTCCGGAATGGAACTCATTGGTCCACCCTTGGTTGGCCGTTGGACCGGGCGACCTTTATTGCGCGGCTGTCGGAACTTCGTGAAATCAGGAATGACTTGGTGCATTTCAATCCAGATCCTCTTCCGGAACACACCGTAACTCAGATTCGATACATGATTCAGGTGCTCAAGAAGTATGCGTCAGCGTAGCCAATAGCAGCTTGTGGAGCGGCCGAGCCAGACTCTCTGTGCCCGGTTCGCGCACCTGTTCAACCGAGGGCCGAGAATGAGCCGCCGCTCGCTTCGACACGGTGCGATCCGCGCCGTCAGGGACTTTGGTCGCCAGCGCCGCTCAACGCCAACGTCCACAAACTCAACCTCCGCTGAACCCCTGCCCTCGTACGGTCATTCCACACCCAGCCCCTCGGGGGAAGGGCTGGGCTCCGATCCGTACTCGGCGGATCGCACACACGGGGGAACACCAGGATGCTTCGCGCTGCGCGCACGGCTGCGCTCATGCTCGCCACCACGTCGGCGCTAGTCGTTGGCACCTTCGCAGCCACCACCGCACCAGCCGCCGCGGCAAACCCGTACGTCGTCACCTCCACCGCCGACCACGCTGACGCCACCGCCGGCGACGGCCAGTGCCGTACGAGCCAGGCGAGCGGCGCTGTCTGCACCCTCCGCGCCGCCATCCAAGAAGCCAACGCCAGCGCGGGCGCGGACACGATCCGCTTCGCCATCGGCTCCGGCCCGGTCACGATCTCGCCGACCTCCGAGCTCCCGCAGATCATCGACCCGGTGACGATCGACGGGTTCAGCCAGCCCGGCGCGGGCACCACGCCGATCGTCCACCTCGCCGGTGACACCGTCGGCACGAACGGTGACGGCTTGCGCCTCGCCGCCGGCACGAGCTCGGTCTCCGGGCTCGTCCTCACCCACTTCGACGTCGCGATCTTCGTCTCCGGTCCTGGTGGCAACCTCGTCACCGGCAACTACGTCGGGATCGCCCCCGACGGCACAACCGCGCGCGGCAACACGTTCGGGATCGTCATCGACAAGTCCCCCGACAATGTCATCGGCACCTCCGCCAGCGCCAACGTGATCTCCGGCAACGCAAAGTCCGGCATCACGGTCAACGGCGCCGCCGCGCAGGGCAACGACATCGCCGGCAACCGCATCGGCACCAACGCCACAGGGACCGCGGCCGTCGCCAACCTTCTCGGCATCAGCCTCCTCAGCGGCGCCCTCGACACCCGCATCGGCGGCACCACCGACGCCGACGGCAACCTCGTGTCGGGCAATGTCTCCCACGGCATCGAGGTCGCGGGTGCCGCCAAGGGGACGGTGATCTCGCGCAACCGCGTCGGCACCAACGCCGCGGGCACCGCCAAGCTGCCGAACCGAAGCCAGGGCATCGCCGCCATCACCGCCGCCAAGGTGACGATCCAGTCCAACCTGATCTCCGGCAACGGCGAGACCGGGGTCTGGGCCTCCGGCCTCGCGGGCTCCGACCCCCATCTGATCGCCGACAACCTCGTCGGTACGAACGCGGCCGGCACCGCAGCCCTCGACAACGTCTCCGACGGGATCCGCCTCTCGGCGACCGGCGACCCCAGCGTCCCCACCGCGTACGCGAAGGTCACCGGAAACACGATCTCCGGCAACGGGCGTGACGGCATCCGTACGGCCGACAGCGGCTACAACGACATCAGCGACAACACCATCGGCCTCGCCAAGGGGGCAACGACGACGCGGGTGCCCAACAAGGGCGTCGGCGTCCTTCTCGTCCGCGACCGCCGCTCGTCGGTGCGTACGAACGTCGTCTCCGGGAACGACGGCGGCGGCATCTTCGCCGTCGGGGGCCACACGGGCAACCCGCTCGAGATCCTCAACAACAGGGTCGGCACCGACGGGACCGGCGGATCGACCGCACCGAACAAGAACGCCGGCATCAAGCTCACCGCCGAAGCCGCGGCGCCGACCGCAGGCGCGTACGGCGACGTCCGCAGCAACCTCGTCTCCGGCAACGACGGCGACGGCATCGTGGTCGCGCACGGCATGTCGGCCAGCACGATCACCGACAACACCGTCGGCGCCAACCTCGCGAAGACCGGCACCCTGCGCAACCAGGGCGTCGGCATCTGGGTCGAGAAGGGCAGCGGCCACGACGTCGGCACGCCGGGCCACGGCAACCTGGTGGTCGCCAACAGCGTCGGCATCCTCGTACGGGGTTCGTCCCACGTGTCCGTCGCCGCCAACACCGTCGGCGTCCTCCCCAGCGGGGCCAGCGCACCCAACCGCAGCCAGGGCGTCAAGGTCGACGGCGGTGCGACCAAGGTGACGATCGGCTCCAAGTCGACCGATGCGATCACCCCCGGCAGCTGCGCCGCGGCGTGCAACATGATCACCGACAACACCGGAGCCGGCGTCGCGATCGAGGGCGACGACGCCACGACCGCCGTCACGGTCCGCGGCAACGTCACCGACAAGAACGGCGGCATCCCGATCGACCTCGGTACCGCCGGCCCGACCCCGAACGACGCCGCCGACGCCGACACCGGCCCCAACGGACTGCTCAACTTCCCGGTCGGCGTCTCCGCGTCGTACGACAAGGTCAAGGCGAAGACGTTCGTCACCGGCGTGCTCACCACCCCCGACCCGAAGGGCGCCGTCGTCGACGTCTACAAGGCGGCGGGCCCAGGACCGGTCAGCGGGTTCGGGACGGCAAAGGAGTGGGTCGGCAAGGCGACCTCCTACCCGACCGCGGCCGGCGCGCACTTCGTGCTCGAGCTGGCCGGCGACCAGACCGCGAACGCCACGTACTCCGCGACGGCGACCACCTCCGACGGCTCCACCTCCGAGGTCTCGATGGTCTGCCTCGACACCGACGGCGACGGCACGCTCGACGACGACGGTGACGCGATCTGCGACAGCTGGGAGACGAGCGGCATCGACTACGACGGCGACCGGGTGGTCGATCTCCCGCTCAACGCCGCGCCGTACAACGCCGACCCGACCAAGCCCGACGTGTTCGTGGACGTCGACTACATGGAGGGCGCGCTGCACAGGGACCGCCCGTCCACGCACGCGCTCGGACGGGTCGTCAAGGCGTACGAGTTCGCGCCGAACAACGGCATCGCGCTACACCTCTCACCGGGTGCCGCCGGGCGCGCGGACGACGCCGTGGAGCACAGCGGCGACATCTTGGTGATGGGGCGTGGGTCAGGCGACGACGACGACTACTGGGACCTCAAGGACGGCACGCCGGGCGACCTCTGCGACGGCGCGTTCGGGACGAAGGCCGACCGCACGGGCCCGCGCTGCCACGCGGTGCTCGGGGCGAAGCGGCTGATCTATCGCTATGCGCTGTTCACCCACCGGTTCGACGAGTCCCCGCGGACCTCCGGCGTCTCGGACCTCGGCGGACAGGACGTCCTCGTCAGCATCGGCAGCTGGGACGACGACGACGTCATCCGCGTCGGCGGGACGCTCAGCCGTTGCGTCACGCTCGAGTGGTGCAAGAGCGAGGTCGAGGCCGGCACCTTCATGCACGAGCTCGGCCACGCCCTGGGACTCGACCACGGCGGCGGTGACGACGTCCAGAACAAGCCCAACTACCTCAGCGTCATGAACTACACCTTCCAGCTCCTCGGCTCGACGCCCGACCGTCCGCTCGACTACTCGCGGTGGAAGCTCCCGACCTTGTTCGAGAACAACCTCGACGAGGCCGCCGGCATCGCGGCGAACGAGTCGGCCGCGACGAAGGCCGAGATCTCCCGGCGCTGGTCGGCCACCGCCTTCAGCTGGTACGACGCCGCGAAGGGCGAGTGCGTCTGGCGCAGCGGGTCGCCGATCTGGGCCATCGACTGGAACCAGGTCGGCGGTGCCGCGCAGACCGGTGTGGCTGCGGGTATCGCCGCCGACGGACGCGGCGGCACGGACTGCCAGACCATCCGATCGATCCCGCTCGCCGGTCACGACGACTGGGCGAACCTCCGGTACGACATGCGCAGCTCGGGCTGGTACCGGACCGAGGGCGTGCCCGCCACGGTCGCCGCGCGTGCCGGAGCTGCTCGGTCGGGGCAGGACGTCGAGGACGCAGCGGCGCTCGCAGCCGCCTCCGACAGCGACGGCGACGGCGTCCCGAACGCGGCCGACGTGTGCGTTCTGAAGGCCGACCCTGCCCAGCACGACCAGGACGCCGACGGCATCGGCGACGCCTGCGTCGACGACATCACCGACCGCGACGTGTCCGTGGGCGTGACCGCGCCGACCGAGCAGCCGCCGGTCGGGTCGACGACGACGGTCCGGGTGACCGCCTCGAACTCCTTCCCGCTCCCGGCGACCGACCTCGAGATCGAGGTACGGCTGCCCGAGGGCCTCGTCCCCGTCTCCGCGACGCCCAGCCACGGCTCGTACGGCGCGGGCTCGGGCACGTGGACGATCCCCTCGCTGGCGAAGCGATCCTCCGCCACGCTCGACCTCGCCGTACGCGTGACGCGTGCCGAGACCGATCTGGACGTCGAGGCCGAGGTCGTCGCGGCCGGTGAGGACGACCGCGACTCTGTGCCCGACAACGGCGACCCGCTCGAGGACGACCTCGCGTCGGTGGCGGTGCGGGCAAAGCTCGTCTACACGCTCGAGCCGCTGCCGAAGGATGTCGTTCTCGCGGTCCGCGACGGCGAGACGATCGCGATGTTGAGCCGTGACAGCACGGACACGCGCCGCATCACGCTCGAGCACGCAGGACGTACGACGACTCTGCCGGTGGCGTCGGACAACCTCGACCTCCTCGGCGTCAATGCCCACGGCGAGATCGTCTACTGGCTGGACCGAGTGTCGTACCTGTGGCGTGACGGCGCGTCCGTACGCCTGCCGGACAACTTCGTGGCTTCGGCGCTCAACGACGCCGGCACCGTCGTCGGCCGGTCGTACAACAAAGCGGCGACCTGGATCGACGGCACGGTCACGCTCCTGCCTGACCTCGATCCGACCCACCCGGCGGCAGGCGGCACGGCGACCGCGATCAACGACGACGGACTGATCGTCGGCTACTCGCTCTCTCGGTTCGGCCGCGAGAACGCCGTCCGCTGGGACACGGGCGGGATCGACTCGCTCGGCATGGACCCCGGCGACGTGTCGATGGCTCTCGACGTCGCGGACAGCGGCGCGATCGCGGGTGAGCTGATGAGCCGCCCGCTGCGGGTCGTGGACGGGAAGCGGACCGTCATCGAGGAGGGACCGGGTAGCGCCGCGTCGGTGAATGCGGTCGGTGACTTCGTCGGGCGCACGCAGGACCTGCGGGCATTCGTCCACACGTCGGGAAAGGCTTGGCGGCTTGAGGCGCTGCTCGCACCCGGTCAGGATTGGTTCCAGCTTCACGGCGCCCTCGATATTGCTGACGACGGGTCGATCCTGGGCGTCGGCGAGTACGGCAGTGAGCTCCGATACTTCATCGCGCATCCCGGGGCAGCCGCACGGACGGCCGGCGTCGTGGCCTCACCGAGCAGCCTGGACGTCGGTGTGGTCGAGGTGGGCAGCAGCTCCGGTCCCGAGGAGGTGACGCTCACGAACGAGTCGTCCGCTGCCGTGGAGGTCGAGTCGCCGCGCATCGAGGGTGCGGCCGCGGCGAACTTCGCGGTCGACGCCGGGACGCTGCCTCGTACGCTCGCGGCCGGCGAGTCGGTCGAGGTGTCGGTCGAGTTCACGCCGACGGTGACAGGCACGCGTACGGCGTCGCTCGTCGTGCCCGCGGCGAGCGGAGACGTGACCGTCCCGCTGCGGGGCGAGGGCGTGGCCGCCGATGACACGGCTCCGAGCATCACGTGCGCGAGACCGTCGGCAGCCTGGTCGCGCACCGACGCCTCGATCTCGTGCTCCGCGACCGACAGCGGCAGCGGGCTCGCGAACGCCGCCGACCGCGCGTTCGTCCTGCGGACCTCGGTCGCGGCCGGCACGGCGACAGCGAACGCTTCGACCGGCACGCGGCGCGTCTGTGACAAGGTCGGCAACTGCGCGACGGCCGGACCCGTACGCGGTCTGCGCATCGACAAGCGGGCGCCGTCCGCGAAGGCCACCCGCACCACCCCGGTGACGCTCGACGGCAAAGCCGTCGTTCGGCTCGCCGGGACCGACGTCGGCTCCGGCGTCGCCTCTTACGACACGCGCGTCCGTACAGTCGCCCGCTCGGGAGCGACGTCGGGCTGGTCCGTGCCGAAGGGCTGGCAGGCGTCGCGGACGACATCGCTGGCCCGCACCGTGGCGGCCGGAACGACGGCGTGCTTCTCGACGCGGTCGCGTGACCGGGCGGGCAACGTGTCCGCGTGGAGCACGCAAGTGTGCATGAGCGCGCCGTACGACGATCGTGCGCTCAAGGCATCAACCGGGTGGAAGCGTACGAAGGGTGCGGCGTACCTGCAGCGCACGATCTCGACGACCACCCGCAAGGGCGCGACGCTCAAGACCGGACGAACTCGCGGAGGGGCGGTCGCGCTGGTCGTCACGCGGTGCAGGGGTTGCGGCACCGTCGACGTGCTCGTCGGCAAGCGCCGGGTCGCGCGCGTCACGCTGAGTGGGCGCGCGACCCGTCACCGCCAGGTGGTCGTGCTCCCGCGGCGTGCGTTCTCGGGGGCGATCACGATCAAGGCGGTGACGAAGGGGAAGCCGGTACGCATCGACGGACTGGCCCTCTTGCCGTAGGGAGGCGCGGATCAACCGGTCAGGATGCCGAGCGCAATCTGCCCCTGTGTCCTCACCGCGACCGGCACGAGGGCCCAGGCGGCGTGTGTGTCGTCGAGGAGTGCCTTGGCTTGGAGAAGTCGTTGGCGATCCTTCTTGGTCAGCTCGTCGGCGAGCGTGAAGGGGTCTTCGACCAGCGAGCACAGGAGCGCCAGGTCTCGGTGGTGACGTTGAGGGTCCGGCAACGTCACGGCTGCTGCTTTCCCGATGATCGCCGCAAGGAGTGTCGGTCGTGGCACCCGGCCGCTTCGGCCATCGTGGACGACCGTCACGATCTCGGTGCGGGCCAGTGCTTGCGTGCCACCGGGAATCTCGACTGTCCGGCCGGGAGGTGTCGTCGTCAGGTTCGCCCGAGCCCCAAGGCCCTCGGGAGCGAGGACGTCGATCACCACCGGACGAGGCTCGGCAGGCCGGATGTAGCGATGGGCCAGACCGTCGGCGCTCGGGGTATCCATCTGGAACTGCAGGCTCTGAAGCGCCTCGACGACCCGAGCGAGTGCGTTGGGGTCGGCGCGGATGTCGGCCACGACGTCGCCATCTTGGCTGATCTGCGGGGGGACCTGACCGTGCTCAAGAGCATGAAGCAACACCATCTGCCCGCCGACCAGTGCCCAAGGGACGCGAATCCGGTCGTGGAGATCGAGGAGCACCCGCCACAGCTCGTCGACCGGAGCCGGCATCGGGGGAAGCGTGATGACAATGCTCATGCGCTCTGCCAGTCCCTAGAGAGCTCGTCCAGTCGCAGCTGGCCAGCCCGGACCGCTCGCGGCTCGGGCGCCTCGAGCAGGTCGGCCGCGAGTGCCGCGTCCGAGATGCCGGCATCCGATGCGAACGGCCACACCCGCTGCGGGATGCGGACGATCAGGTTGGGGGGTTCGAGCGCGCTGGCGTCTCTGAGCGCCAGTGCGCGGCGCACGGCCGACCAATCCTCCTCGGCGATGTAGACCTCGACCTGGCTCTCCAGTGCGACGAGGTCGAAGGCGCGGCGAGCCGCCACGTCCGGCCCCGCGGGATGGACGTCGGGTCGGGCAAGGAGTCGGGGCACGGCGGCCGGGTGGGCGACGGCGCGGACGATGCGGCTGCGACCGCGCAGGATGCTTCGCCACTGATCGGCGTCTGCATCGCTCAGTCGGGACATGTATCCGCGGACCTGGCTGCGCGCCGAGTACGACAGCCACGACGCCTCGCCGCCTTCGAGGAGATCGAGAAGACCCCACGAACGCAGCGGACCGAGCGGGCGTCCTGGGCGACGGCGATGTCCCTGCAGGCGTGCAACGTCCTCGGCCGACACCATCCAGTCACGACCGACCCGACGTCCCACGAGGTCGCCGGCGAGCAGCATCTGGCGCACACGGGCAGGGCTCACGTCGAGGCGCTCTGCCGCTTCGGAGACAACGATCTCCATCGGATCACCACCTTTAGGAAATACTAACGCAAGCGCGATGATTTCCGAAGGTGGCGGGGCGGTGGGGCGGCGTGCAGATCAGCCAGGCCCCTCGCCGGACGACACCTGCTGGGCGAGGTACTGCTGGATGCCGATCCGTTCGATCGCGTCGAGCTGGCTCTCGAACCAGTCGGCGTGCTGCTCCTCGTCGCGGACCATGTCCTCGAAGACGTCAGCGGTGCCGTGGTCGCCGAGGTCGTGGCACTCCTGAGCGCCGGCGTTGAACTGGGCGACGGCAGCCTTCTCGCTGTCGTAGGCGAGCCGGAGCATCTCCTCGGCGGTCTCGCCGACGGTGATCGCGTTCAGCCGCTGGACGTTGGGGTGGCCGTCGTACATCAGGATGCGGTTGATCAGCTCGTCGGCATCCTTCATCTCGTCGATGGACAGGTCGTAGAAGACCTTGCCCAGCTTGCCGAAGCCCCAGTTGTCGAGCATCCGGGCGTGGAGGAAGTACGTGTTGGTGACCGTCAGCTCGAAGGTGAGTGCGTCATTGAGCAGCTCGACGATCCGCGGGCTCTTGGGCTGCACCGTCCACCTCCGGTATGCGACGACTGTGACGTCGATGCTGGCACACCAAAGCCCATCCGGAAAGCCGGATGGTGCGAGGTTCTCGGGTCAGCTTGCCGCGCCGTCGGCCTCCAGGAGCGCGTACTCCTCGCGTTCGTGCCGGCAGACGAGCGCCTTCACGCTGAAGATGCAGGCTCCGCAGTCCTGCGCGGCCCCGGTGGCCCGACAGACCGCGCCGACGGTGCGCGCGCCGGCGGCCACGGCGGCATCCACCGCTTGGTCGCTGACGACCTTGCACTGACAGACGATCACGGCACGCTCCGATAAGAAAGGCCAACCTTAGTTTGCTGAGGTTAACCTAACTCGCCGCTCCTGGGGAAGAGGTATCAGGGTCACCTCTTGACCGGATCACAGCCGCAGGACTAGGTTCGCGGCAGTTGTGAAATTTAGTTCCACCCTGGCACCTCGTTATGGAAACCGTTTTCTCATCACCCAAGCAGGGGAGAAACCATGCGACGTAGGAATGTCCTCGCAGGCATGCTGGGGGTGGCCAGCGTGCCGGTCCTCGGCGGTCCGGCGGCTGCCGCAGCCGCGGCCAATCTAGGAACCAGCGGCCCAGGGAGCAACGGAGGTGGCCCGAAGGTCCGCACCGGCTTCGAGACACTGGCCGCCTCGGGCTATCAAGAGCTGCGCGGACAGCGCGTCGGGATGATCTCCAACCCGACCGGCATCCTGCGCGACCTGACCCATGAGGTCGACGTGCTCGCGGCCAGCCCGGACGTCGACCTTGTCGCGGTCTTCGGGCCCGAGCACGGGTTCCGTGGTGTCTCCCAGGCCGGGGAGGGGCAGGCGTTCTTCATCGACGCCAAGACAGGCCTGCCGGTCTACAACGCGTACAACGACGCCGCCCGGATGTCCGAGCAGTTCGCCGAGGCCGGCATCGACACCGTGGTCTTCGACATCCAGGACGTCGGTGCTCGCTTCTACACCTACATCTGGACGATGTACCTCGCCATGGAGGCGGCCGCGGAGCTCGGCCTGAGGTTCGTCGTCCTCGACCGCCCGAACCCGATCACCGGCGTGCAGGCCGAAGGCCCGGTGCTTCACCCGGAGCACTCCACGTTCGTCGGGCTGAAGCCGATCAGTCAGCAGCACGGCATGACGGTCGGCGAGCTGGCCCAGTACTTCAACGGCGAGTTCCTGCCGCCCGCGATCGGCAAGCAGGTCGACCTCACGGTCGTACCCATGCGGAACTGGTTCCGCGACATGTGGTTCGACGAGACCGGTCTCCCCTGGGTGCTGCCGTCGCCCAACATGCCCACCGTCGACACGGCGACCGTCTACCCCGGTACGGCGTTGTTCGAAGCCACCGCATTGTCGGAGGGGCGCGGCACCACCAGGCCGTTCGAGCTGATCGGCGCGCCGGGCATCGACCACCGCTGGGCGGAAGCGCTCAATGCCCGGGAGCTGCCAGGCGTGCGCTTCCGAGAGGCGTACTTCACGCCGACGATCTCCAAGCAGGCCAACAAGGTCTGCGGCGGCGTCCAGGTGTACGTCGAGGACCGCGACGCCTTCGACGCCATCAAGACAGGGCTCGCCATGATCGTGACGCAGCGTGAGGTGTTCCCCCAGTACCGCTGGCGCAGCCAGGACGTCACGTCGTTCTGGCTCGACAAGCTCACCGGAACCGACCGCGCCCGCCTCGTCATCGACGCCGGCGGGGACGTCGACGAGATCGTCGACGGCTGGCAGGACGATCTCGCCGAGTTCCGCAAGAAGCGCAAGCAGTACCTCATCTACCACCACATCCGCGGCGGCCGGCACTAGGACGGGGAAGACTCATGCGTCGTACGAGCTGGGGAGCAGCACTGGCGGGGGCGGTCGTCATCGGAGCACTCGGGATGCCGGCAGGAGCCGCCGACCCGCAGGGCCCGCAGACCGGACCGCCGACCGTGACCGGGGAGGACGTCAAGTTCTCCCCCGACCGCAAGCTCCGCGCGGGTGATCCGGAGGATGTGGGGCTCCTGCCGGAGCACATCGCCCGGATCATGCCTGATCTGGCGACCTACCTGGAGACCACGCCGGAGAACCCGAACTTCCCCATGTACGCCGGGGCGGTCGCGCTGGTGGCCAAGGACGGCGTCGTCGTCGAGCACGGCGCGGTGGGCGACGCGGTGCGGTACGCGAGGGCCGACGGCACCGAGCTGCCCGAGGACGAGCAGATCCCGGCGACCGAGGACACGCTCTTCGACCTCGCGTCGGTGACGAAGCTGTTCACGGTCGTGGTGATCCTCCAGCTGGTGGACCAGGGCGTTGTCGACCTCGACGCTCCCGCGGCGCAGTACATCCCGGAGTTCGCCCAGAACGGCAAGGAAGCAGTCACGATCCGGCAGCTGCTGACCCACACCTCGGGCCTGCGGAGCTGGGTCAACCTCTACTCGGCGTACCCGACTCCGGAGGCGCGCACCGCGGCCGTCTATGCGCAGACCCTCCTGACCCCGCCGGGCACGGCGTACGTGTATTCCGACCTTGGTCTGATCACCCTGGGCAAGCTCGCTGAACGCGTCACCGGCCAGACCCTCGACCAGCTCGTGGCTGATCGCATCACCGAGCCGCTGGGCATGACCGACACCATGTTCAACCCACCGGAGTCGCTGCTCCACCGTGTCGCGGCGACCGAGGACATGTCGTCGATCGGCCGTGGGATGGTGCACGGTGAGGTGCATGACGAGAATGCCTGGTCTCTGGGCGGCGTCGCGGGACATGCCGGCCTGTTCTCCACCGCGAGCGACCTGGCCGTCTTCAGCCAGATGCTGTTGAACGGCGGTGAGTACGGGAAGGAGAAGATCCTCTCCGAGGACATCATGCGGCAGGCCATCACCGACCAGAACGTCGGCATTCCGCCCGCGATCACGTCCCGCCGAGGACTCGGGTTCGAGCTGAACCAGCCCTTCTACATGGCGTCGCTCGACTCACCCGTGACGTTCGGGCACACTGGGTTCACCGGGACCTCGGTCGTCATCGACCCGCTGTCCAAGTCGATCGTCATCCTGCTCACCAACCGCGTCCATCCCAACCGCGCCTGGGGCTCGAACAACGGTGCCCGGCAGTCCATCGCCCGCAACGTCGGCCGTGCCATCCCGGTGAAGCCGGCCGTGGGTCGTACGGCGTGGTTCTCCGGGCGGCCGGATTCCACGACGCACACGTTGACCGCTCCGCTCACCCGTCCGGCACAGGACGGGTCGCGGCTGGCGTTCCGACTCTGGTACGACACGGAGGCTGACTACGACATCGGGCGACTCGAGGCCTCCACCGACGGCGGGGCGACGTGGCAGCTGGTGCCTCTCGATCTGAAGGCAGGCCACACCCGCTGGTCTACCGACGGCACGTTCTCCGGCTTCGAAGGACGCCAGTGGCTGAAGGCGGACGCAGCTCTGCCCACCGGCGCGACACACCTGCGCTGGAGCTACACCGGCCTCCGCGCCACTCCGTCTCGTGGGAGGGGTGTGTACGTGGACGGTGTGCTCGCCGCCGATCCGGTCGGCGTGTTGTTCAACGGTCAGCGGCCGGCTGACGCCACGCGCTTCGTGGCCGAGGGATGGGCGGAGTCGCGCAACTGACGCGGACGTCAGCCGCGTACGTCTCCGGCGGCGATCTGCCTGAACAGGTCCCACGGGATCTCGTGCACCAAGGCGTCCGCATGCCGATGGACCAGCTCCCACCGGTCGCCCGCACGTCGGAACACGAGCGTGACGCGCAGCGACCAGTCCTGGTCCTCGGACCCGCCGACAACCCCGTGCTGTCGCTCCACCGCGACCAGCACCGCCAGGTTGCCCGACACGTACGACTCGACGACGTCGAGACGCGCTTCTCCCGACTCGAAGAACCGGCTCGTCTCCTCGATCTCCTCGTCCGTCGGCGCGAAGCCCCGCTGGGTCTCGCCTCCGTACGGAGGCATCAGCGTGTAGTCAGCGGGATGGTCGCACCGCAGGGGCTCGTGCGCGGCCGACATTTGTCCTGCCAGTGGCGATTAAGGGAGTCGTGGGTGACGATGCGCTGATGGACGGGTACGACCTCATCGGGGTGCCGTTCGACGGCTACGGACGCCCTGGCAACCAGGCAGCGGCCTCGGAAGCTCTGAGAGCAGCCGGCCTGGGGAACGCATTCGGGACGCATCACGTCGTCGATCACGGGGACCTTGCGCTCCCTGCTCCGGACCCGAGCCGGGGAGCAGCGACGTCGTTGATCAACGAGACAGCCCTCGTCGCGATGGTCGAGCGCCTCGGGGAACCCGTACGCCGGGCGATCGACGAGGGCCGGTTCCCGCTCGTGCACGGCGGAGACTGCACGACACTGCTCGGCAGTGTCCCTGCGCTGCGAGACAGCCTCGGGCCGGTTGG
Above is a genomic segment from Mumia sp. Pv4-285 containing:
- a CDS encoding right-handed parallel beta-helix repeat-containing protein encodes the protein MLRAARTAALMLATTSALVVGTFAATTAPAAAANPYVVTSTADHADATAGDGQCRTSQASGAVCTLRAAIQEANASAGADTIRFAIGSGPVTISPTSELPQIIDPVTIDGFSQPGAGTTPIVHLAGDTVGTNGDGLRLAAGTSSVSGLVLTHFDVAIFVSGPGGNLVTGNYVGIAPDGTTARGNTFGIVIDKSPDNVIGTSASANVISGNAKSGITVNGAAAQGNDIAGNRIGTNATGTAAVANLLGISLLSGALDTRIGGTTDADGNLVSGNVSHGIEVAGAAKGTVISRNRVGTNAAGTAKLPNRSQGIAAITAAKVTIQSNLISGNGETGVWASGLAGSDPHLIADNLVGTNAAGTAALDNVSDGIRLSATGDPSVPTAYAKVTGNTISGNGRDGIRTADSGYNDISDNTIGLAKGATTTRVPNKGVGVLLVRDRRSSVRTNVVSGNDGGGIFAVGGHTGNPLEILNNRVGTDGTGGSTAPNKNAGIKLTAEAAAPTAGAYGDVRSNLVSGNDGDGIVVAHGMSASTITDNTVGANLAKTGTLRNQGVGIWVEKGSGHDVGTPGHGNLVVANSVGILVRGSSHVSVAANTVGVLPSGASAPNRSQGVKVDGGATKVTIGSKSTDAITPGSCAAACNMITDNTGAGVAIEGDDATTAVTVRGNVTDKNGGIPIDLGTAGPTPNDAADADTGPNGLLNFPVGVSASYDKVKAKTFVTGVLTTPDPKGAVVDVYKAAGPGPVSGFGTAKEWVGKATSYPTAAGAHFVLELAGDQTANATYSATATTSDGSTSEVSMVCLDTDGDGTLDDDGDAICDSWETSGIDYDGDRVVDLPLNAAPYNADPTKPDVFVDVDYMEGALHRDRPSTHALGRVVKAYEFAPNNGIALHLSPGAAGRADDAVEHSGDILVMGRGSGDDDDYWDLKDGTPGDLCDGAFGTKADRTGPRCHAVLGAKRLIYRYALFTHRFDESPRTSGVSDLGGQDVLVSIGSWDDDDVIRVGGTLSRCVTLEWCKSEVEAGTFMHELGHALGLDHGGGDDVQNKPNYLSVMNYTFQLLGSTPDRPLDYSRWKLPTLFENNLDEAAGIAANESAATKAEISRRWSATAFSWYDAAKGECVWRSGSPIWAIDWNQVGGAAQTGVAAGIAADGRGGTDCQTIRSIPLAGHDDWANLRYDMRSSGWYRTEGVPATVAARAGAARSGQDVEDAAALAAASDSDGDGVPNAADVCVLKADPAQHDQDADGIGDACVDDITDRDVSVGVTAPTEQPPVGSTTTVRVTASNSFPLPATDLEIEVRLPEGLVPVSATPSHGSYGAGSGTWTIPSLAKRSSATLDLAVRVTRAETDLDVEAEVVAAGEDDRDSVPDNGDPLEDDLASVAVRAKLVYTLEPLPKDVVLAVRDGETIAMLSRDSTDTRRITLEHAGRTTTLPVASDNLDLLGVNAHGEIVYWLDRVSYLWRDGASVRLPDNFVASALNDAGTVVGRSYNKAATWIDGTVTLLPDLDPTHPAAGGTATAINDDGLIVGYSLSRFGRENAVRWDTGGIDSLGMDPGDVSMALDVADSGAIAGELMSRPLRVVDGKRTVIEEGPGSAASVNAVGDFVGRTQDLRAFVHTSGKAWRLEALLAPGQDWFQLHGALDIADDGSILGVGEYGSELRYFIAHPGAAARTAGVVASPSSLDVGVVEVGSSSGPEEVTLTNESSAAVEVESPRIEGAAAANFAVDAGTLPRTLAAGESVEVSVEFTPTVTGTRTASLVVPAASGDVTVPLRGEGVAADDTAPSITCARPSAAWSRTDASISCSATDSGSGLANAADRAFVLRTSVAAGTATANASTGTRRVCDKVGNCATAGPVRGLRIDKRAPSAKATRTTPVTLDGKAVVRLAGTDVGSGVASYDTRVRTVARSGATSGWSVPKGWQASRTTSLARTVAAGTTACFSTRSRDRAGNVSAWSTQVCMSAPYDDRALKASTGWKRTKGAAYLQRTISTTTRKGATLKTGRTRGGAVALVVTRCRGCGTVDVLVGKRRVARVTLSGRATRHRQVVVLPRRAFSGAITIKAVTKGKPVRIDGLALLP
- a CDS encoding helix-turn-helix domain-containing protein — protein: MEIVVSEAAERLDVSPARVRQMLLAGDLVGRRVGRDWMVSAEDVARLQGHRRRPGRPLGPLRSWGLLDLLEGGEASWLSYSARSQVRGYMSRLSDADADQWRSILRGRSRIVRAVAHPAAVPRLLARPDVHPAGPDVAARRAFDLVALESQVEVYIAEEDWSAVRRALALRDASALEPPNLIVRIPQRVWPFASDAGISDAALAADLLEAPEPRAVRAGQLRLDELSRDWQSA
- the bfr gene encoding bacterioferritin; amino-acid sequence: MQPKSPRIVELLNDALTFELTVTNTYFLHARMLDNWGFGKLGKVFYDLSIDEMKDADELINRILMYDGHPNVQRLNAITVGETAEEMLRLAYDSEKAAVAQFNAGAQECHDLGDHGTADVFEDMVRDEEQHADWFESQLDAIERIGIQQYLAQQVSSGEGPG
- a CDS encoding (2Fe-2S)-binding protein, with translation MIVCQCKVVSDQAVDAAVAAGARTVGAVCRATGAAQDCGACIFSVKALVCRHEREEYALLEADGAAS